In a genomic window of Microterricola viridarii:
- a CDS encoding branched-chain amino acid ABC transporter permease: protein MAVMLLVALTVALFAGGASPAHADDVDVDKYDYVLAGNVTFNGEPLDGVLITVTGPGTDTEVKTGADGKWRVGVPEKASYTVTLDEDTLPEGVVVTKGGNTMTAEFGLTKTKSVNFFLGEGTRVTVSFFDQLINRVANGLNFGLLLALAAIGLSLIYGTTGLSNFAHSELITFGALMTLVFAVNLALPVWLAILIALVLSAALGWTLDAALWKPLRKRGVGVIQLMIVSIGLALAMRYTYQFYVGGATRQLPGASPAKLQLGPLSLSWIDLTSMAISVVVLLGVAYFLLRTRIGKATRAVSDNPSLASASGIDVDFVIRVVWVIGAALAGLSGILWAYFRPGVSWDMGFQILLLVFAAVVLGGLGTAFGALVGSIIVGLFVELSTLVLPPDMKFVGALVVLIVVLLVRPQGILGRKERIG from the coding sequence ATGGCGGTGATGCTCCTCGTCGCGCTCACCGTTGCGCTGTTCGCCGGCGGTGCCTCCCCCGCCCACGCCGACGACGTCGACGTCGACAAGTACGACTACGTGCTCGCGGGCAACGTCACCTTCAACGGGGAGCCGCTCGACGGCGTACTCATCACCGTCACGGGGCCGGGCACCGACACCGAGGTGAAGACGGGTGCAGACGGCAAGTGGCGGGTCGGCGTCCCCGAGAAGGCCAGCTACACGGTGACCCTGGACGAGGACACCCTGCCGGAGGGCGTCGTCGTCACCAAGGGCGGGAACACGATGACGGCCGAGTTCGGCCTGACTAAGACGAAATCGGTCAACTTCTTCCTCGGCGAGGGCACCCGGGTCACGGTCTCCTTCTTCGACCAGCTCATCAACCGGGTGGCGAACGGCCTCAACTTCGGGTTGCTGCTGGCCCTGGCCGCGATCGGGCTCTCGCTCATCTACGGCACGACGGGCCTCAGCAACTTCGCCCACTCGGAGTTGATCACCTTCGGCGCGCTCATGACGCTGGTCTTCGCGGTGAACCTCGCACTGCCGGTGTGGCTCGCCATCCTGATCGCCCTCGTCCTGAGCGCCGCGCTCGGCTGGACATTGGATGCCGCGCTCTGGAAGCCGCTGCGCAAACGCGGTGTCGGCGTCATCCAGCTCATGATCGTCAGCATTGGCCTCGCCCTGGCGATGCGCTACACCTACCAGTTCTACGTCGGCGGGGCCACGAGGCAGCTGCCGGGGGCCTCACCGGCCAAGCTGCAGCTCGGGCCGCTGTCGCTGTCCTGGATCGACCTCACCAGCATGGCCATCAGCGTCGTGGTGCTGCTGGGCGTCGCCTACTTCCTGCTGCGCACCCGCATCGGCAAGGCGACCCGCGCCGTCTCGGACAACCCGAGCCTGGCCTCGGCCAGCGGCATCGACGTCGACTTCGTCATCCGCGTCGTCTGGGTCATCGGCGCGGCACTGGCCGGCCTGAGCGGCATCCTCTGGGCGTACTTCCGCCCCGGCGTCAGCTGGGACATGGGCTTCCAGATCCTGTTGCTCGTCTTTGCCGCCGTGGTGCTCGGCGGGCTCGGCACCGCGTTCGGCGCCCTCGTCGGCTCGATCATCGTCGGCCTGTTCGTCGAGCTCTCCACCCTCGTCCTCCCCCCTGACATGAAGTTCGTCGGGGCGCTCGTCGTGCTCATCGTCGTGCTGCTGGTCCGGCCGCAGGGAATCCTGGGCCGCAAAGAGAGAATCGGATAG
- a CDS encoding helix-turn-helix domain-containing protein gives MPNELGGFLRARRADTGLEPLTHSSANRRRVAGLRREEVAAASGISVDYYTRLEQGREAHPSDAVLDAIARVLRLSVDATEHLYRLRSSAPSAPSSRGARGDDLELAQRLAALVEAVRPNPAYALDRLSNMVAANSEGLALYDGFALLPPGERNTCRYLMTDNRAREIFVEWEEIARGAVAHLRAANAENLLDADLQTLVSELRERSTLFNRWWDEHLVERRRASIKHLRAQDGGITAHRYEVLHLPDEKVRVTIWLPETSRIAEPGE, from the coding sequence GTGCCGAATGAGCTTGGCGGGTTTCTACGCGCGCGGCGAGCGGACACTGGCCTCGAGCCTCTGACGCACAGCAGCGCGAACCGTCGACGGGTGGCGGGACTGCGCCGTGAAGAAGTTGCGGCTGCCTCCGGGATCAGCGTCGACTACTACACCCGCCTCGAGCAAGGTCGCGAGGCCCATCCCAGCGACGCGGTGCTGGACGCCATCGCCCGCGTGCTCCGCCTCAGCGTCGATGCCACGGAACATCTCTACCGCCTCCGCTCGTCGGCCCCGTCGGCCCCGTCGTCTCGAGGCGCTCGCGGCGACGATCTCGAACTCGCCCAACGCCTGGCAGCGCTGGTTGAAGCCGTCCGACCGAACCCCGCGTACGCGCTCGACCGGCTCAGCAACATGGTCGCGGCGAACAGCGAAGGGCTGGCGCTCTACGACGGCTTCGCACTTCTCCCTCCCGGGGAGAGGAACACGTGTCGCTACCTCATGACAGACAACCGGGCGCGAGAGATCTTCGTCGAATGGGAGGAGATCGCCCGCGGTGCCGTAGCCCACCTCCGCGCCGCAAACGCCGAGAACCTTCTCGACGCCGACCTGCAGACGCTTGTTTCCGAGTTGCGCGAGCGCAGCACCCTGTTCAACAGGTGGTGGGACGAGCACCTCGTCGAGCGCCGGCGCGCCTCGATCAAACACCTGCGCGCGCAGGATGGAGGAATCACCGCTCACCGCTACGAGGTGTTGCACCTTCCCGATGAAAAGGTTCGCGTCACCATCTGGCTCCCAGAAACCTCACGGATCGCCGAACCCGGAGAATGA
- a CDS encoding ABC transporter substrate-binding protein, with protein MSVIVKASASRSVRAMLSGVALIGVSALVLTGCSSGASPEATTSPSETATADAGSALPIEAGDRDLSMKVGQLAPQSGSLAFLGPPQIAAAKLAVEDINAADLGIQLELIVRDEGDTSVDVVTTSVTDLLSQGVSAISGAAASAQTRNIYEQVTSAGVVLMSPSNTGLDLSNIADNGLYWRTAPSDVLQGEVLGNLIAEDGNSTLGIIYQNDAYGTGLAETTKTNFEAGGGTVVAESSFNTGDTNFTTQIADVTAQNPDAIALITFDQSKIIIPELVGSGFPGDKLYLVDGNLVDYSADFAPGLIAGSKGTKPGLDLTKLGDFTDRLLTVDPTLTDFTYAPESYDNIVLFALAAYAANDTSGQSIADYLRQVSGGDGDGEKVTTFEEGVALLKEGKQIDYDGFSGPITFDENGDPTEATIGIYQYDATNVPSERLN; from the coding sequence ATGAGTGTAATAGTGAAGGCCTCGGCTTCGCGCTCTGTCCGGGCCATGCTGAGCGGAGTCGCCCTCATCGGCGTCAGCGCACTTGTTCTCACCGGATGCAGCAGCGGAGCCTCCCCGGAGGCGACCACGTCGCCCTCTGAAACGGCGACCGCCGATGCAGGCAGCGCGCTGCCCATCGAGGCGGGCGACCGCGACCTGTCGATGAAGGTCGGCCAGCTGGCCCCGCAGAGCGGTTCGCTCGCGTTCCTCGGCCCGCCCCAGATCGCGGCGGCGAAGCTCGCCGTCGAGGACATCAACGCCGCCGACCTCGGCATCCAGCTCGAGCTGATCGTGCGCGACGAGGGTGACACCAGCGTCGACGTCGTGACCACCTCGGTCACCGACCTGCTCTCGCAGGGCGTCTCGGCGATCTCCGGTGCCGCGGCATCCGCTCAGACCCGCAACATCTACGAGCAGGTCACCAGTGCCGGTGTCGTGCTGATGTCGCCGTCCAACACGGGCCTCGACCTCTCCAACATCGCCGACAACGGGCTGTACTGGCGCACGGCGCCCTCCGATGTGCTGCAGGGCGAGGTGCTCGGCAACCTCATCGCAGAGGACGGCAACAGCACCCTCGGCATCATCTACCAGAACGACGCATACGGCACCGGCCTCGCCGAGACCACGAAGACCAACTTCGAGGCCGGCGGAGGAACCGTTGTCGCCGAGTCCAGCTTCAACACGGGTGACACCAACTTCACGACGCAGATCGCCGACGTGACGGCGCAGAACCCGGATGCGATCGCCCTGATCACCTTCGACCAGAGCAAGATCATCATCCCCGAGCTGGTCGGTTCCGGTTTCCCCGGTGACAAGCTGTACCTCGTCGACGGCAACCTCGTCGACTACAGCGCCGACTTCGCCCCCGGCCTCATCGCCGGATCGAAGGGCACCAAGCCGGGCCTTGACCTCACCAAGCTCGGTGACTTCACGGACCGCCTGCTCACCGTCGACCCGACGCTGACCGACTTCACCTACGCGCCCGAGTCGTACGACAACATCGTGCTCTTCGCGCTGGCCGCCTATGCAGCCAACGACACCTCGGGCCAGTCGATCGCCGACTACCTGCGCCAGGTGTCCGGCGGCGACGGCGACGGCGAGAAGGTCACCACCTTCGAGGAGGGCGTCGCCCTGCTCAAGGAGGGCAAGCAGATCGACTACGACGGTTTCTCCGGCCCGATCACCTTCGACGAGAACGGTGACCCGACCGAGGCGACCATCGGCATCTACCAGTACGACGCCACGAACGTGCCGTCTGAGCGCCTGAACTAG
- a CDS encoding class I SAM-dependent methyltransferase: MAIYTHGYHESVLRSHRWRTAANSAAYLLPLLKPTDHLLDVGAGAGTITADLAGFVGEITATEIGADELELTRQTIAEHGVANVEFRVADVHALDFDDDTFDVVHAHQVLQHVADPVKALREMVRVTKPGGIVAVRDSDYAGFSWWPELPALDTWLDLYRTVSRANGGEPDAGRRLLSWAHAAGLDEVTATSSTWCYASPAERAWWGGMWADRILNSAIARQLTDSNLATPADLQQISDAWREWATDEDGWISILHGEIIYRVGPAGG, from the coding sequence ATGGCGATCTACACGCACGGTTATCACGAGTCCGTTCTGCGGTCACACCGCTGGCGGACGGCGGCCAACTCGGCGGCATACTTGCTCCCGCTGCTGAAACCCACCGACCACCTGCTTGACGTCGGCGCCGGGGCGGGCACGATAACGGCGGACCTTGCCGGGTTCGTCGGGGAGATCACGGCTACCGAGATTGGCGCCGATGAGCTCGAGCTCACACGGCAGACGATCGCCGAACACGGCGTGGCGAACGTTGAGTTCCGGGTTGCCGACGTCCACGCCCTCGACTTTGACGATGACACCTTCGACGTCGTACACGCGCATCAGGTGCTGCAGCACGTCGCCGACCCTGTGAAAGCGTTGCGCGAGATGGTCCGGGTGACCAAGCCCGGCGGCATCGTGGCGGTGCGCGACAGCGACTACGCCGGCTTCAGCTGGTGGCCAGAGCTCCCGGCACTGGATACCTGGCTCGACCTCTACCGCACCGTGTCACGCGCCAATGGCGGCGAACCGGACGCCGGACGCCGGCTGCTTTCCTGGGCACACGCCGCCGGTCTCGACGAGGTCACCGCCACGTCAAGCACGTGGTGCTACGCCTCCCCGGCCGAGCGCGCCTGGTGGGGAGGAATGTGGGCCGACCGCATCCTGAACTCCGCGATCGCACGGCAACTCACCGACTCCAACCTGGCGACACCGGCTGACCTCCAGCAGATCAGCGACGCATGGCGGGAATGGGCCACCGACGAAGACGGGTGGATCTCCATCCTCCACGGCGAGATCATCTACCGCGTGGGCCCAGCCGGCGGCTGA
- a CDS encoding ABC transporter ATP-binding protein, producing the protein MSSNATPSSKPVKSIDLHVGDAAPGCKKNDPILVADGVRRTFGGLTAVDVDHVEIPRGAITALIGPNGAGKTTFFNLLTGFDKPDAGSWTFDGTSLAHVPAYRVARMGLIRTFQLTKSLALLSVMDNMKLGATGQTGENMFRALLPVLWRKQDQEIEARAVELLTRFKLDAKRNDYAASLSGGQRKLLEMARALMSEPTLVMLDEPMAGVNPALTQSLLDHILGLKEQGMTVLFVEHDMHMVRHIADWVIVMAEGRVVAEGDPHTVMQNPAVIDAYLGQHHDSDLGSSDADNVEAMKELLDDDK; encoded by the coding sequence TTGTCAAGTAACGCGACCCCCAGTTCGAAGCCGGTCAAGTCCATCGACCTGCACGTCGGCGACGCCGCCCCCGGCTGCAAGAAGAACGACCCGATCCTCGTCGCCGATGGCGTGCGCCGCACCTTCGGCGGCCTGACCGCGGTCGACGTCGATCACGTCGAGATCCCCCGTGGCGCCATCACCGCGCTGATCGGGCCGAACGGCGCGGGCAAGACGACGTTCTTCAACCTGCTCACCGGCTTCGACAAGCCGGATGCCGGCAGCTGGACGTTCGACGGCACCTCGCTCGCGCACGTGCCCGCCTACCGGGTGGCCAGGATGGGCCTCATCCGCACCTTCCAGCTGACCAAGTCGCTCGCGCTGCTGAGCGTGATGGACAACATGAAGCTCGGCGCGACCGGCCAGACCGGCGAGAACATGTTCCGCGCCCTGCTGCCCGTCCTCTGGCGCAAGCAGGACCAGGAGATCGAGGCGCGGGCGGTGGAGCTGCTCACCCGGTTCAAGCTGGACGCCAAGCGCAACGACTACGCGGCCAGCCTCTCCGGCGGCCAGCGGAAGCTTCTCGAGATGGCCAGGGCGCTGATGAGCGAACCCACCCTGGTGATGCTGGACGAGCCGATGGCCGGCGTGAACCCGGCGCTCACCCAGTCGCTGCTCGACCACATCCTGGGGTTGAAGGAGCAGGGGATGACGGTGCTCTTCGTCGAGCACGACATGCACATGGTGCGGCACATCGCCGACTGGGTGATCGTCATGGCCGAGGGCCGCGTCGTCGCCGAGGGCGATCCGCACACCGTCATGCAGAACCCGGCGGTGATCGACGCCTACCTCGGCCAACACCATGACAGCGACCTCGGCAGCAGCGACGCCGACAACGTCGAAGCGATGAAGGAGCTCCTCGATGACGACAAGTAG
- the guaB gene encoding IMP dehydrogenase has protein sequence MDQADPFGFIGLTYDDVLLLPGHTDVIPSEADTTSRLTRRINVSTPLLSAAMDTVTETRMAVAMARQGGIGILHRNLSIADQADMVDRVKRSESGMVSNPVTTTPDATVADVDAVCATYRVSGLPVVDAEGKLVGIISNRDMRFVPDAAKSSTTVAEVMTKMPLITGRVGMDPDEALAIFAKHKVEKLPLVDAEGHLTGLITVKDFDKSEQYPNATKDAEGRLRVGAAIGFFGDAWERAEALRDAGVDVIVVDTANGHSAGVIEMVRRIKSDPTFEHIDVIGGQAATREGAQALIDAGVDAVKVGVGPGSICTTRIVAGVGVPQITAIYESYLAAREAGVPIIADGGLQYSGDIAKALVAGADTVMIGSLLAGTDESPGDVVFQGGKQFKLYRGMGSLGAMQTRGKNTSYSKDRYFQADVPSDDKLIPEGIEGQVAYRGSVAAVTHQLIGGLRQSMFYVGGRTIEELKAKGKFVRITAAGLKESHPHDVQIVVEAPNYKR, from the coding sequence ATGGATCAGGCAGATCCGTTCGGATTCATTGGACTTACCTACGACGACGTTCTGCTGCTCCCCGGTCATACGGATGTGATCCCGAGTGAGGCCGACACCACGTCCCGGCTGACTCGGCGCATCAACGTGTCCACGCCGCTGCTCTCGGCAGCGATGGACACCGTGACGGAGACGCGCATGGCCGTCGCCATGGCCAGGCAGGGCGGCATCGGCATCCTGCACCGCAACCTCTCGATCGCGGACCAGGCCGACATGGTCGACCGGGTCAAGCGCAGCGAGTCCGGCATGGTCTCAAACCCCGTCACAACGACGCCGGACGCGACCGTGGCCGACGTCGACGCCGTGTGCGCGACCTACCGGGTGAGCGGTCTGCCGGTCGTGGACGCCGAGGGCAAGCTCGTCGGCATCATCTCGAACCGTGACATGCGCTTCGTCCCGGATGCCGCCAAGTCCAGCACCACGGTGGCCGAGGTCATGACCAAGATGCCGCTGATCACCGGGCGCGTCGGAATGGACCCCGACGAGGCGCTCGCGATCTTCGCCAAGCACAAGGTCGAGAAGCTGCCCCTCGTCGACGCAGAGGGACACCTCACCGGACTCATCACCGTGAAGGACTTCGACAAGTCCGAGCAGTACCCGAATGCCACGAAGGACGCCGAGGGCCGCCTGCGGGTCGGTGCTGCGATCGGCTTCTTCGGCGATGCCTGGGAGCGCGCGGAGGCCCTGCGCGATGCAGGGGTCGACGTGATCGTCGTGGACACGGCCAACGGCCACTCTGCGGGAGTCATCGAGATGGTGCGGCGGATCAAGTCAGACCCCACGTTCGAGCACATCGACGTGATCGGCGGCCAGGCGGCCACCCGCGAAGGCGCGCAGGCGCTCATCGACGCGGGGGTCGATGCGGTCAAGGTCGGGGTTGGACCCGGTTCGATCTGCACCACCCGCATCGTCGCCGGTGTCGGCGTGCCGCAGATCACAGCGATCTACGAGTCGTACCTCGCGGCGCGAGAGGCGGGCGTGCCGATCATCGCCGACGGCGGCCTGCAGTACTCGGGCGACATCGCGAAGGCGCTGGTGGCCGGTGCCGACACCGTCATGATCGGTTCGCTGCTCGCGGGCACCGACGAGTCGCCAGGCGACGTGGTGTTCCAGGGTGGCAAGCAGTTCAAGCTGTACCGTGGCATGGGCTCCCTCGGCGCCATGCAGACGCGGGGCAAGAACACCTCGTACTCGAAGGACCGCTATTTCCAGGCGGATGTTCCGAGCGACGACAAGCTGATCCCCGAGGGCATCGAGGGCCAGGTTGCGTACCGCGGTTCCGTCGCGGCCGTCACGCACCAGCTCATCGGCGGCCTGCGTCAGTCGATGTTCTACGTCGGTGGCCGCACGATCGAGGAGCTCAAGGCGAAGGGCAAGTTCGTGCGCATCACGGCTGCAGGCCTCAAGGAATCGCACCCGCACGACGTGCAGATCGTCGTCGAGGCGCCGAACTATAAGCGCTAG
- a CDS encoding branched-chain amino acid ABC transporter permease: protein MDWGQIFSNAAVELISPTTAAYALAALGLAIHFGYTGLLNFGQAGFMALGAYGYAISILTFGFPVWGAVLVGIGASVIFALILGVPTLRLRADYLAIVTIAAAEIVRLLFTTNTFVAVTGSANGLSEYKDGFRALNPLHFEGTAGFGPWQHSANDWWVIIVSWTVVALACLFTWSLMRSPWGRVLKGIREDEDAVRALGKNVYSYKMQSLILGGVFGTLAGMIFIMPRAVIPAHYATSLTFFIYAILLLGGAATILGPVVGSMLFWVLLSFFSGFVARAVEVGWLDITQVQGGQLRFILVGVAIMLIVIFRPQGLLGNKKELAFVK, encoded by the coding sequence ATCGACTGGGGACAAATCTTTTCGAACGCGGCCGTCGAGCTGATCAGCCCGACCACCGCCGCCTACGCGCTCGCCGCGCTCGGCCTCGCCATCCACTTCGGCTACACCGGCCTGTTGAACTTCGGTCAGGCCGGCTTCATGGCCCTCGGCGCCTACGGCTACGCCATCTCAATCCTCACCTTCGGGTTCCCCGTCTGGGGCGCCGTGCTGGTGGGCATCGGGGCATCCGTCATCTTCGCCCTGATACTCGGCGTGCCGACGCTCCGGTTGCGGGCCGACTACCTGGCCATCGTCACCATCGCGGCGGCGGAGATCGTGCGACTGCTGTTCACGACGAACACCTTCGTGGCCGTCACCGGCTCGGCCAACGGCCTCAGCGAGTACAAGGACGGCTTCCGTGCACTGAACCCGCTGCACTTCGAGGGCACCGCCGGCTTCGGGCCCTGGCAGCACAGCGCCAACGACTGGTGGGTGATCATCGTCTCCTGGACGGTCGTCGCCCTGGCCTGCCTGTTCACCTGGTCGCTCATGCGCAGCCCGTGGGGGCGCGTGCTGAAGGGCATCCGTGAAGACGAGGATGCTGTGCGCGCTCTCGGCAAGAACGTGTACTCCTACAAGATGCAGAGCCTCATTCTGGGTGGTGTGTTCGGCACCCTCGCCGGCATGATCTTCATCATGCCGCGCGCGGTGATCCCCGCCCACTACGCGACGTCGCTCACCTTCTTCATCTACGCGATCCTGCTGCTCGGCGGGGCGGCGACGATCCTCGGCCCCGTGGTCGGCTCGATGCTGTTCTGGGTGCTGCTCTCGTTCTTCTCCGGCTTCGTCGCCCGGGCTGTCGAAGTCGGCTGGCTGGACATCACCCAGGTGCAGGGCGGGCAGCTGCGCTTCATCCTGGTCGGCGTGGCCATCATGCTGATCGTGATATTCAGGCCCCAGGGCTTGCTCGGCAACAAGAAGGAGCTGGCTTTTGTCAAGTAA
- a CDS encoding ABC transporter ATP-binding protein codes for MTTSSPGTSAAPASAPVGEAVVDVRSITAGYLPGINILTDCSLMARQGELIGIIGPNGAGKSTLLKSIFGLVKVRGGGIYLHGEEITNLKANKLVGKGVGFVPQTNNVFPTLTIQENLEMGIYQKPKGLAERLEFVTAIFPELGKRLTQRAGSLSGGERQMVAMSRALMMGPHVLLLDEPSAGLSPVRQDEAFLRVKEINKAGVTTIMVEQNARRCLQICDRGYVLDQGHDAYTGTGRELLNDPKVIGLYLGTLGQDDE; via the coding sequence ATGACGACAAGTAGCCCCGGCACCTCTGCCGCCCCGGCATCCGCCCCCGTCGGCGAGGCCGTCGTCGACGTGCGCTCCATCACGGCGGGCTACCTGCCCGGCATCAACATCCTCACCGACTGCTCCCTCATGGCCAGGCAGGGTGAGCTGATCGGCATCATCGGCCCGAACGGCGCGGGCAAGTCCACCCTGCTCAAGTCGATCTTCGGCCTGGTCAAGGTGCGCGGCGGCGGCATCTACCTGCACGGCGAGGAGATCACCAACCTCAAGGCGAACAAGCTGGTCGGCAAGGGCGTCGGCTTCGTGCCGCAGACGAACAACGTGTTCCCGACGCTGACCATCCAGGAGAACCTGGAGATGGGCATCTACCAGAAGCCGAAGGGCCTGGCCGAGCGGCTGGAGTTCGTCACGGCGATCTTCCCCGAGCTCGGCAAGCGGCTCACGCAGCGCGCCGGATCGCTCTCCGGCGGCGAGCGCCAGATGGTGGCCATGTCGCGCGCGCTGATGATGGGCCCGCACGTGCTGCTGCTCGACGAGCCGAGCGCCGGCCTCTCCCCCGTGCGGCAGGACGAGGCCTTCCTCCGCGTCAAGGAGATCAACAAGGCGGGCGTCACCACGATCATGGTGGAGCAGAATGCCCGCCGCTGCCTGCAGATCTGCGACCGCGGCTACGTGCTGGACCAGGGCCACGACGCCTACACGGGCACCGGCCGCGAGCTGCTGAACGACCCGAAGGTGATCGGCCTCTACCTCGGCACCCTCGGCCAAGACGACGAGTAG